A window from Opitutia bacterium ISCC 52 encodes these proteins:
- a CDS encoding SRPBCC domain-containing protein: MIALIEYSPEQVYGAWVSGETVVPPVTRIEKEVRVGGHYRLYIETPEYTGMMLAEYKEIVPNEKLVYSWEWNDDGEETLVTVNFDPAGNGCKVSLTHGEFQKQESFDNHSFGWGNYFDGLEKKLSGN; this comes from the coding sequence CTGATCGCACTTATTGAGTATTCCCCTGAACAAGTTTATGGTGCCTGGGTTTCTGGGGAGACGGTGGTTCCTCCTGTTACTCGTATTGAAAAAGAGGTGCGTGTGGGTGGCCATTATCGACTCTACATTGAGACCCCCGAGTATACAGGGATGATGCTGGCTGAGTACAAAGAAATCGTCCCCAACGAGAAACTCGTTTATTCTTGGGAGTGGAACGATGACGGTGAAGAGACTTTGGTCACTGTTAACTTTGATCCGGCGGGCAATGGTTGCAAAGTCAGCTTGACTCACGGTGAATTCCAAAAGCAGGAAAGCTTCGATAATCACTCTTTTGGTTGGGGAAACTACTTCGACGGGCTGGAGAAGAAGCTCAGTGGAAACTAG
- a CDS encoding peptidylprolyl isomerase: protein MTVEQVQEMLGSTEPLERFENELVPVIGEITDVAIANSVFQILISPHLQEHQGNSPVAEIQALYEEIVAANGLDPLVGKTVEELQALVGSEEKVEIPTLLAPVDYGTLCMANSGPNTNGSQFFIVTNKNGAHHLDGKHTVFGKVIEGMEIVHAIEDVEKGAQDRPVEEVQIISIRSEMR, encoded by the coding sequence ATGACGGTTGAACAGGTTCAGGAGATGCTGGGGAGTACAGAGCCTCTTGAGCGATTTGAGAATGAGCTGGTACCTGTTATAGGCGAGATTACTGATGTGGCTATTGCCAACTCTGTATTCCAAATCTTGATCTCCCCTCATCTTCAAGAGCATCAAGGCAACAGCCCGGTTGCTGAAATCCAAGCCCTTTACGAAGAAATCGTAGCGGCCAACGGATTGGACCCACTCGTTGGAAAAACGGTTGAGGAGTTACAAGCTTTAGTTGGCAGTGAGGAAAAGGTTGAGATTCCAACCCTTTTGGCGCCTGTCGATTATGGAACCCTTTGCATGGCAAATTCTGGACCCAATACCAATGGCTCACAGTTCTTTATCGTGACCAACAAAAACGGTGCCCACCACCTGGATGGTAAGCACACGGTATTCGGAAAGGTGATTGAAGGCATGGAGATTGTACATGCGATTGAGGATGTTGAGAAAGGTGCTCAAGATCGACCTGTAGAAGAGGTTCAGATTATTTCCATTCGTTCGGAGATGCGCTAG
- a CDS encoding sulfatase — protein MRLPLLLSLLLLWSASSLSATRPNIVLLLADDLGWTGLSSFGSDYYETPNLDQLAENGVKFTNAYSACTVCSPTRGSLMTGMYPARLRLTDFIAGQNRPYAKMTIPDWTKGLEKSRMTIAEALKAGGYRTIHVGKWHLDFPGQSDPGSTTHGFDVAHDKPSGSRGYYLNDKQVKELNLESNYTTDYLTDKVVEEIGKSKDEPFFLYFAYNTPHTPIQGREDIVKYFESKRDESKIHKNPIYAAMVKSLDMSVGRVMEALKANGVADNTLVFFISDNGGLTQRYNKHDKFTENLPLRRGKGSAYEGGVRVPAIAYWPGVTPAGLVSETPIITTDMYPTFLEAAGVSGDSQHNSNVDGSSLVSVFKSPAQSIDRDLYWHYPHYHAGGDGPYSAVKSGDWRLVEFHEDGKLELFNLRHNLSESVNLAARYPEKLAELKEKLYQWRGSIDAQMPMPNPNFDAERQTQVVRSGR, from the coding sequence ATGCGTCTACCTCTATTACTTAGTCTGCTCCTTCTTTGGAGTGCATCATCACTATCGGCTACCCGGCCCAACATAGTCCTTCTTCTTGCCGATGATCTTGGTTGGACGGGGTTGAGTTCGTTCGGAAGCGACTACTACGAAACCCCCAATCTCGATCAATTGGCTGAGAATGGGGTAAAGTTTACCAATGCTTATTCGGCGTGCACCGTGTGTTCACCGACACGTGGCAGTTTGATGACCGGCATGTATCCGGCTCGTCTGCGTCTCACAGATTTTATAGCCGGGCAAAATCGCCCTTATGCCAAAATGACTATCCCGGATTGGACTAAGGGACTGGAAAAGAGTCGCATGACGATTGCGGAAGCGTTGAAAGCTGGAGGCTACCGAACCATCCATGTTGGCAAATGGCATTTGGATTTCCCTGGTCAGTCGGATCCTGGTTCAACCACCCACGGATTCGACGTAGCACACGACAAGCCGAGTGGATCCAGGGGATATTATCTTAACGACAAGCAAGTTAAGGAGCTGAACCTCGAAAGTAACTATACAACTGATTATCTCACCGACAAAGTTGTCGAGGAAATAGGAAAAAGTAAGGATGAGCCATTCTTTCTCTACTTTGCTTACAATACGCCTCACACGCCCATCCAGGGAAGGGAGGACATTGTTAAGTATTTCGAAAGCAAACGAGACGAATCCAAGATTCATAAGAACCCTATCTACGCTGCCATGGTAAAGAGCCTCGATATGAGTGTCGGTCGAGTAATGGAGGCGCTCAAAGCTAACGGGGTCGCTGATAACACTTTGGTTTTCTTTATCTCTGATAACGGAGGCCTCACCCAGCGTTACAATAAGCACGATAAATTTACGGAGAATCTTCCTCTCAGGCGTGGAAAAGGCTCGGCTTACGAGGGCGGTGTGCGGGTGCCGGCCATCGCTTATTGGCCGGGCGTCACTCCGGCTGGACTTGTTTCCGAGACTCCCATTATTACCACAGACATGTATCCCACTTTTCTTGAAGCTGCTGGAGTGTCAGGCGACTCTCAGCATAATTCAAATGTGGATGGGAGTAGTCTGGTGTCTGTATTCAAAAGTCCGGCACAGTCTATTGATCGTGATCTCTACTGGCACTACCCGCATTATCATGCTGGGGGAGATGGTCCCTACAGTGCTGTGAAATCTGGTGATTGGCGTCTGGTTGAATTCCATGAAGATGGTAAGCTGGAGCTCTTTAATCTTCGTCACAACCTCAGCGAGTCGGTGAACCTTGCAGCTCGTTATCCTGAGAAACTAGCTGAACTAAAAGAAAAACTATACCAATGGCGTGGTTCCATCGACGCTCAGATGCCCATGCCGAATCCCAATTTTGATGCGGAACGGCAAACACAGGTGGTTAGGAGCGGTCGCTAG
- a CDS encoding sulfatase-like hydrolase/transferase, with the protein MKPKTLVLICASMAIAASLANASTKRPNILYFYVDDMGWGSIAPNGQAERKAKGLPHLITPTLDRLAAEGVNFSRGYGCTVCSPARSSQQTGFHQGHTFADQNNPDNAMKAIRTEDITMGDVLSKAGYVTGYWGKWGYGGSKDQPNPEILNIQTLPTSHGYQHVLAELHHVRAHTFFQPTLWKAPAAPGSRGGMELVPNAMERYMNRDDYPNEPALQNHPEYPETAYCDDMYAMAAMDFVRVQSQNYNTTGQPFFGLLAVQVPHSPFDEVEELPEWNTVYRKKSFWKGLEPQAKQWAAMISRVDGHFKNIIAALEDPNSDGDTSDSVIDDTFIIFQSDNGGPGGRSRGAFDANGGLREVKGRIEEGGIRTPLMIRLAKNFSENSKLKAGTSTDIILDVTDMLPTFCDLAGVETPLGVDGVSLAPTLTGKGHQRSREFLIHEAGNGQSIIRGKDKLIRRKDETYELYDLASDHAEAKDLASKHPSLVAELKALMLGERVDEPKGFSNTYHHWTGSNASLAHEADNWSDYVYANEGITYTSDDGAPQVSWTAHLINSGGEANHAVANKDLEFLALHIGGEQAAQSLVLDPYIKLTGRNEIRIAKHGSLTVNQGKVSSMRWIEIADGGSLKGNGEVAGDVYNAGTITSTDQLQLSADFRAAKKSTLSLVVSDEASLQVAGEAHLDGDLSITLARRFKPKKGDVYTILTAAKISGKFGNAQKEIIADNGKRFKLGYSKSSVTLTVL; encoded by the coding sequence ATGAAACCTAAGACTCTAGTCCTTATCTGTGCTTCAATGGCGATTGCAGCTTCCTTGGCAAACGCTTCAACGAAACGGCCCAATATCCTCTACTTTTATGTCGATGACATGGGTTGGGGCTCCATTGCTCCTAACGGACAAGCAGAGCGCAAAGCCAAAGGCTTGCCTCATTTGATTACGCCGACCTTGGATCGCCTGGCCGCCGAAGGAGTTAATTTCAGTCGTGGATACGGTTGCACGGTCTGTTCGCCAGCTCGTTCTTCCCAGCAAACCGGATTCCACCAGGGTCACACCTTCGCGGATCAAAATAATCCCGATAATGCCATGAAGGCGATCCGCACGGAAGACATCACGATGGGTGATGTGTTATCGAAGGCGGGGTATGTGACTGGCTACTGGGGAAAGTGGGGCTATGGAGGATCGAAAGATCAACCCAACCCAGAAATCTTAAATATCCAGACTTTGCCCACCTCGCACGGTTACCAACATGTCCTGGCTGAACTTCATCACGTACGTGCTCACACCTTCTTTCAGCCAACCTTGTGGAAGGCGCCGGCTGCTCCTGGATCACGAGGCGGAATGGAACTCGTTCCCAATGCCATGGAGCGTTATATGAATCGCGATGACTACCCAAATGAGCCAGCCCTCCAGAATCATCCCGAGTATCCGGAGACTGCTTACTGCGATGACATGTATGCCATGGCTGCGATGGATTTTGTGCGCGTCCAGTCACAGAACTACAATACAACCGGTCAGCCTTTCTTTGGACTGCTAGCTGTTCAAGTTCCGCACTCACCATTCGATGAAGTCGAAGAACTTCCTGAGTGGAACACCGTTTATCGCAAAAAATCGTTTTGGAAAGGCTTGGAGCCGCAAGCCAAACAATGGGCGGCTATGATTAGTCGGGTCGATGGACACTTTAAGAATATCATAGCTGCACTCGAGGATCCCAATAGTGATGGAGATACGTCCGATTCGGTCATCGATGATACCTTCATCATTTTTCAATCCGACAATGGAGGTCCTGGGGGGAGAAGCCGCGGGGCATTTGATGCCAACGGTGGATTGCGTGAAGTTAAAGGCAGAATCGAAGAGGGTGGTATTCGAACACCCCTGATGATTCGGCTGGCCAAAAATTTCTCCGAAAATTCCAAGCTCAAGGCAGGAACGAGCACGGATATCATCCTCGATGTTACGGACATGTTGCCTACGTTCTGCGATCTGGCAGGCGTTGAAACTCCATTGGGCGTAGATGGAGTATCCCTGGCTCCTACCTTAACGGGCAAAGGGCATCAGCGCTCGCGTGAGTTCCTCATTCACGAAGCAGGTAACGGTCAGTCGATCATTCGTGGAAAGGACAAGCTCATCCGTCGTAAGGATGAAACCTATGAACTCTATGACCTCGCGTCCGATCATGCTGAAGCAAAGGACCTAGCATCCAAGCACCCAAGCTTGGTCGCCGAGCTCAAGGCACTCATGCTCGGTGAGCGGGTGGACGAACCCAAAGGGTTTTCGAATACTTACCACCACTGGACAGGTTCCAATGCTTCATTGGCTCACGAGGCCGATAACTGGTCCGATTATGTTTATGCCAACGAAGGTATAACATACACAAGTGACGATGGAGCTCCCCAAGTTTCCTGGACCGCTCATCTGATCAATTCTGGTGGTGAAGCAAATCATGCCGTGGCCAACAAGGATCTGGAGTTTTTGGCCCTTCATATCGGGGGAGAGCAAGCTGCTCAGTCACTCGTGCTTGATCCTTATATCAAGCTAACCGGACGCAACGAGATCCGGATTGCAAAACACGGTTCGCTCACGGTTAACCAAGGTAAGGTTTCTTCCATGCGATGGATCGAAATTGCCGACGGGGGTAGTCTGAAAGGCAACGGAGAAGTTGCAGGCGACGTCTATAACGCTGGTACGATAACCTCCACGGATCAACTGCAGCTAAGTGCAGATTTCCGTGCGGCTAAAAAGTCGACCTTGAGCCTTGTCGTGTCCGATGAGGCTTCTTTGCAAGTGGCTGGTGAGGCTCATTTGGATGGAGACCTTTCCATTACTTTAGCACGACGTTTCAAACCCAAGAAAGGGGACGTCTACACCATTTTAACCGCTGCCAAAATTTCTGGAAAATTTGGCAACGCACAAAAAGAAATCATCGCGGACAATGGTAAGCGGTTCAAATTGGGTTATAGCAAGTCATCTGTGACCTTAACGGTCCTCTAA